One genomic segment of Naumovozyma castellii chromosome 7, complete genome includes these proteins:
- the RPS3 gene encoding 40S ribosomal protein uS3 (ancestral locus Anc_2.76): MVALISKKRKLVADGVFYAELNEFFTRELAEEGYSGVEVRVTPTKTEVIIRATRTQDVLGENGRRINELTLLVQKRFKYAPGTIVLYAERVQDRGLSAIAQAESMKFKLLNGLAIRRAAYGVVRYVMESGAKGCEVVVSGKLRAARAKAMKFSDGFLIHSGQPVNDFIDTATRHVLMRQGVLGIKVKIMRDPATAKTGPRALPDAVTIVEPKDEEPVLAPSVKDYRPAVTEAAAEATEEVEASA, encoded by the coding sequence ATGGTTGCCCtaatttccaagaagagaaagCTTGTAGCTGACGGTGTCTTCTACGCCGAATTGAACGAATTCTTCACCAGAGAATTGGCCGAAGAAGGTTACTCAGGTGTCGAAGTCCGTGTCACTCCAACCAAGACCGAAGTCATCATCAGAGCCACCAGAACTCAAGACGTCTTGGGTGAAAACGGTAGAAGAATCAACGAATTGACTTTGTTGGTCCAAAAGAGATTCAAGTACGCTCCAGGTACCATCGTCTTGTACGCTGAAAGAGTTCAAGACCGTGGTTTGTCCGCCATTGCCCAAGCTGAATCCATGAAATTCAAGTTGTTGAACGGTTTGGCTATCAGAAGAGCCGCCTACGGTGTCGTCAGATACGTCATGGAATCCGGTGCTAAGGGTTGTGAAGTCGTCGTCTCCGGTAAGTTAAGAGCTGCTAGAGCCAAGGCTATGAAGTTCTCTGATGGGTTCTTGATCCACTCCGGTCAACCTGTCAACGATTTCATCGACACCGCCACTAGACACGTCTTGATGAGACAAGGTGTCTTGGGTATTAAGGTTAAGATTATGAGAGACCCTGCTACCGCTAAGACTGGTCCAAGAGCTTTGCCAGATGCTGTCACCATTGTTGAACCAAAGGATGAAGAACCTGTCTTGGCCCCATCCGTCAAGGACTACAGACCAGCTGTCACTGAAGCCGCTGCTGAAGCCactgaagaagttgaagcTTCTGcttaa